A part of Cardiocondyla obscurior isolate alpha-2009 linkage group LG23, Cobs3.1, whole genome shotgun sequence genomic DNA contains:
- the LOC139111344 gene encoding phospholipid-transporting ATPase VD isoform X2, producing MSEDVAQEAANEEIESQGSLYVFPGVGRPSCATTSSSSSSSISMTPLQPPSLPFLHDGTTTASTTMAISVTTTTTTTSASKNSNGDEDEDAVEEVSSPTRRKAISRTHARSASHGGVLADGSTEWQTYGSYLGPLTAVGSASSAGRPSALKKPGHQRAFSQGQVTDVTQGQSAVTGHHRVGSRTEFILPPGHREDGRPPTAGRMPSFRGHSRQASRSESIYTIRRSVAPPWWRRLWARCFGPPPEEPRLRTIVPNHLVPPKTPKSQHPNGDRMDNRVRTTKYTALSFLPRNLLEQFHRVANLYFIFIVLLNWVPAINAFGKEVAMIPVVFVLGVTALKDFFEDRRRLGSDRRVNNSTCRVYVSEGDRYMKVAWKDVKVGDLVHLSNNERVPADLLLLRSSDPQGLAYLDTCNLDGESNLKQRQVVRGFLDLQNAFQPSKFRSVVEVDQPSTRIYRFYGAVVHPNGGRVPVSTENLLLRECILKNTDFVEGIVIYAGHETKALLNNGGPRYKRSRLERYMNRDVKWCVVILMILCVVGAFGCRFWLSTYTGLPVVPFLPVLQEPIYESLLTFLTFIIIFQVMIPLSLYVTIEMAKVGQVYHIGHDPVLHDTETGRKAECRALNITEELGQVQYVFSDKTGTLTENKMLFRRCAVGNQDYSHIGDNENLLPCSRLKEDLLIGTFRHRLQEFLIVLATCNTVVVNSQPHHDIMNSSGVIEEPQKNGTNSRIMETDASSFPTVNSAPVPLSPSNRAIRTLSPVSPVISTANTFDDTSKFPFKICRPKLLNVTSIPCLGIGLLGRKFAEGQKGRIPNAKNGDELLQTPAIYEAESPDELALVHAARAYDVKLVKRTPRSAIVSFPDKSILAFEILHVLPFDSNRKCMSVLLRHPQTREILLYSKGADTTMLPALSPSDENATASASIRQYLQSYAREGLRTLVMAKKTLTTQEYEAWRQKHDEAELSTENRERRIRDSYAMLETHLTLLGVTGIEDKLQAGVPETMAALVAAGIVVWVLTGDKPETAVNVAYSAQLFSPAMQLLQLQARSKSVAEALIHGYLDSARKENANNDHPQPDMIGIRNPTSIYSRDPVERNAHRIGSPWPRQRALVVDGKTLTVILDPRSGLITPFLELTKMCCSVLACRATPLQKAYIVRIVKKQLGMRTLAIGDGANDVSMIQTADVGVGISGQEGTQAVMAADFAVSRFSMLSQLLLLHGHWCYDRLARMILYFFYKNATFVFLIFWFQLFCGFSGAVMIDQIYLMLYNLLFTSLPPLVLGIYDRVAKARVLLAAPELYTRGRLGLVYQSHSFWVTMIDALYQSVIIFFIAVEVYDDSIIDIWEFGTTIMSACIVVMLTHAAIETRSWTIIHIGAIFGSLLFFFGFCLCYNAVCVNCMGLPGSYWIMEEAFTHITYWLTVGLTSVLALMPRLVYKAIQSTIAPDNMHVVSRLIATKSDNQVRRQRISSQRSEVNFIAGWSRSSQHATIRPGSYRSKGNALTTIVA from the exons ATGTCCGAGGACGTCGCGCAGGAAGCAGCCAACGAGGAGATCGAGAGTCAGGGATCCCTCTACGTGTTTCCGGGTGTGGGCCGCCCCAGCTGcgcgacgacgtcgtcgtcgtcgtcgtcgtcgatctCGATGACGCCCCTTCAACCGCCTTCGCTACCGTTCCTCCACGATGGTACGACTACAGCGAGCACGACGATGGCGATCAGCgtcacgacgacgacgacgacgacgagcgcGTCGAAAAACAGCAACggcgacgaggacgaggacgcgGTGGAGGAAGTCAGCTCGCCTACCAGGCGAAAAGCGATCTCGAGAACGCACGCGAGATCGGCGAGCCACGGCGGTGTCCTCGCGGATGGCTCGACCGAATGGCAAACTTACGGATCCTACTTGGGCCCATTGACGGCGGTGGGAAGCGCGTCGTCCGCCGGTCGACCGTCGGCGTTGAAGAAGCCGGGCCACCAGAGAGCCTTCAGTCAAGGTCAAGTGACGGATGTGACGCAAGGCCAATCAGCCGTAACGGGACACCACCGCGTCGGCTCCAGAACGGAATTCATCCTGCCGCCAGGCCACAGGGAAGACGGCAGGCCGCCCACTGCCGGCAGGATGCCTTCCTTTCGCGGCCATTCTCGTCAAGCGTCCAG ATCGGAGTCTATTTATACGATAAGACGTAGCGTCGCGCCTCCATGGTGGAGAAGACTATGGGCTCGTTGCTTTGGCCCGCCGCCAGAAGAACCCCGTCTAAGAACAATAGTGCCGAATCACTTGGTCCCCCCGAAGACCCCGAAGAGCCAGCATCCGAATGGGGACAGAATGGACAACAG GGTACGCACAACGAAATACACGGCGCTGAGCTTCCTACCTCGTAACCTGCTAGAACAGTTTCACCGCGTGGCTAATTTGTACTTCATCTTCATCGTCCTGCTAAACTGGGTGCCGGCCATAAACGCGTTCGGCAAGGAGGTCGCGATGATCCCCGTGGTGTTCGTTCTGGGTGTCACGGCGCTAAAGGACTTCTTCGAAGATCGCCGGCGACTCGGCAGTGACCGGCGTGTGAACAATTCCACCTGCCGCGTCTACGTTAG CGAGGGCGACAGATACATGAAGGTAGCATGGAAAGATGTCAAGGTGGGTGACCTGGTTCACCTTTCGAACAACGAACGAGTACCGGCCGATCTTTTGCTTTTGCGAAGCAGCGATCCTCAGGGGTTGGCTTACCTTGATACGTGCAATCTCGACGGCGAGTCGAATCTGAAGCAGCGCCAGGTCGTCAGAGGTTTTCTCGACTTGCAAAACGCTTTCCAGCCTTCCAAGTTCCGATCGGTAGTCGAGGTCGATCAGCCAAGCACTAGAATATACAG gtTCTACGGCGCCGTGGTGCATCCAAACGGCGGAAGAGTGCCCGTATCCACGGAGAATCTTTTACTCAGGGAATGCATATTGAAGAATACCGACTTTGTCGAGGGGATAGTCATATACGCTGGCCACGAGACCAAAGCGTTGTTAAATAATGGTGGACCCAGATATAAG CGCTCTCGACTGGAGAGGTACATGAACAGGGACGTGAAATGGTGCGTGGTGATACTAATGATACTGTGCGTGGTCGGTGCGTTTGGCTGCCGATTTTGGCTATCCACGTACACGGGTCTACCGGTTGTGCCTTTTTTACCAGTGCTGCAGGAGCCGATTTACGAGAGCCTGCTAACTTTCCTGACGTTTATCATAATATTTCAAGTGATGATACCGCTGAGCTTGTACGTGACGATCGAGATGGCTAAGGTGGGACAGGTGTACCACATCGGTCACGACCCGGTCCTCCACGACACGGAAACCGGCCGCAAGGCGGAATGCCGTGCGCTGAATATTACGGAGGAACTAGGCCAA GTACAATACGTCTTTTCCGACAAGACCGGCACCCTCACTGAGAACAAAATGCTATTTAGAAGGTGCGCGGTAGGCAACCAGGATTATTCGCACATAGGCGACAATGAGAATCTACTTCCGTGCTCGCGACTTAAAGAGGACCTGCTCATAGGTACATTTCGACATCGCTTACAGGAGTTTCTTATTGTCTTAGCCACGTGTAACACGGTTGTCGTAAATTCTCAACCGCATCACGATATTATGAACTCTTCCGGGGTCATCGAGGAACCTCAAAAGAACGGAACTAACTCGAG AATAATGGAAACGGATGCGAGCTCATTTCCAACCGTCAACTCTGCACCAGTGCCGCTGTCGCCGAGCAACAGAGCGATTCGCACCTTATCTCCGGTATCGCCAGTAATTAGCACGGCAAATACGTTCGACGATACTTCGAAGTTCCCGTTTAAAATTTGCAG GCCAAAGCTACTGAACGTAACGTCAATACCGTGCCTCGGCATCGGGCTACTGGGACGGAAATTTGCAGAGGGACAGAAAGGACGTATCCCGAACGCGAAGAATGGCGACGAGTTGCTACAGACCCCGGCAATCTACGAGGCAGAGAGCCCGGACGAACTGGCGCTGGTTCACGCGGCACGCGCTTATGACGTCAAGCTCGTAAAACGAACGCCCCGTAGCGCGATCGTATCCTTCCCGGACAAGTCAATACTCGCGTTCGAGATACTTCAC GTGCTGCCTTTTGATTCGAACAGGAAGTGCATGTCGGTGCTACTCAGACATCCTCAAACCCGCGAGATACTGCTGTACAGCAAGGGCGCTGACACGACGATGCTACCGGCGCTCTCGCCAAGCGACGAGAATGCCACCGCCTCGGCGAGCATCCGACAGTACCTGCAATCCTATGCACGTGAAGGTTTGCGCACGCTAGTGATGGCAAAGAAAACTCTGACAACCCAGGAGTACGAGGCCTGGAGACAGAAACACGACGAAGCGGAACTGTCGACGGAGAACAGAGAACGTCGTATACGCGACTCGTACGCGATGTTGGAGACGCACTTGACGTTGCTGGGTGTGACCGGTATCGAGGACAAGCTCCAAGCCGGCGTACCCGAGACAATGGCCGCCCTGGTCGCCGCCGGGATTGTCGTGTGGGTGCTGACAG GAGACAAACCGGAGACCGCGGTGAATGTGGCGTACTCGGCACAGCTCTTTTCACCCGCCATGCAACTGCTACAGCTGCAAGCGAGATCGAAATCCGTGGCCGAGGCACTTATACACGGCTACCTGGACTCGGCGCGCAAAGAAAATGCAAACAACGATCATCCACAACCAGACATGATTGGCATTAGAAATCCCACTAGCATCTACAGCCGCGATCCCGTCGAAAGAAATGCGCACAGGATTGGCAGTCCGTGGCCACGGCAACGCGCGCTCGTCGTGGACGGCAAGACGTTAACCGTGATCCTGGACCCGCGATCTGGTCTCATCACCCCGTTCCTCGAACTAACGAAAATGTGCTGCAGTGTCTTAGCCTGCCGCGCCACGCCGTTACAAAAG GCATATATCGTGCGCATCGTTAAAAAACAATTGGGAATGAGAACGCTAGCAATCGGCGACGGTGCGAACGACGTTAGCATGATACAGACTGCGGACGTGGGCGTTGGTATCTCGGGGCAAGAAGGCACGCAAGCGGTAATGGCAGCAGATTTCGCGGTTTCCCGATTTTCTATGCTCAGTCAACTCCTACTTCTACACGGGCACTGGTGCTACGATCGCCTCGCCAGaatgattttatatttcttttataagaACGCCACGTTTGTCTTCCTCATATTCTGGTTTCAA ttaTTTTGCGGATTTTCCGGTGCTGTAATGATAGaccaaatatatttaatgcttTACAATTTGCTGTTCACCTCGCTGCCGCCTCTCGTTTTGGGTATTTACGATCGAGTTGCGAAAGCTAGAGTATTACTTGCAGCGCCGGAATTGTATACGAGAGGACGCTTGGGATTAGTGTATCAGTCGCATTCGTTTTGGGTTACGATGATCGATGCTCTTTACCAAAGtgtcattatattttttattgccgtAGAG GTTTACGACGATTCGATTATCGATATTTGGGAATTTGGGACAACTATTATGTCAGCGTGTATCGTCGTAATGCTAACTCATGCTGCCATTGAAACTAGATCTTgg ACTATAATCCATATTGGTGCCATTTTCGGTTccttactttttttcttcggaTTTTGCTTATGTTACAACGCCGTTTGTGTCAATTGCATGGGCCTACCTGGGTCATATTGGATAATGGAAGAAGCCTTTACACATATCACCTACTGGCTGACAGTGGGACTTACTTCTGTTCTTGCCTTAATGCCTAG ATTAGTGTACAAAGCGATACAATCTACTATCGCGCCAGATAATATGCACGTTGTCTCGCGGCTAATTGCTACAAAAAGCGATAATCAAGTTCGTCGGCAACGTATTAGCAGTCAAAGAAGTGAAGTAAACTTTATCGCTGGATGGTCGCGTTCCTCGCAACATGCTACTATCAG ACCCGGTAGCTACAGGAGCAAAGGCAACGCTCTCACGACTATTGTCGCGTGA
- the LOC139111344 gene encoding phospholipid-transporting ATPase VD isoform X1, whose translation MSRRCASMSEDVAQEAANEEIESQGSLYVFPGVGRPSCATTSSSSSSSISMTPLQPPSLPFLHDGTTTASTTMAISVTTTTTTTSASKNSNGDEDEDAVEEVSSPTRRKAISRTHARSASHGGVLADGSTEWQTYGSYLGPLTAVGSASSAGRPSALKKPGHQRAFSQGQVTDVTQGQSAVTGHHRVGSRTEFILPPGHREDGRPPTAGRMPSFRGHSRQASRSESIYTIRRSVAPPWWRRLWARCFGPPPEEPRLRTIVPNHLVPPKTPKSQHPNGDRMDNRVRTTKYTALSFLPRNLLEQFHRVANLYFIFIVLLNWVPAINAFGKEVAMIPVVFVLGVTALKDFFEDRRRLGSDRRVNNSTCRVYVSEGDRYMKVAWKDVKVGDLVHLSNNERVPADLLLLRSSDPQGLAYLDTCNLDGESNLKQRQVVRGFLDLQNAFQPSKFRSVVEVDQPSTRIYRFYGAVVHPNGGRVPVSTENLLLRECILKNTDFVEGIVIYAGHETKALLNNGGPRYKRSRLERYMNRDVKWCVVILMILCVVGAFGCRFWLSTYTGLPVVPFLPVLQEPIYESLLTFLTFIIIFQVMIPLSLYVTIEMAKVGQVYHIGHDPVLHDTETGRKAECRALNITEELGQVQYVFSDKTGTLTENKMLFRRCAVGNQDYSHIGDNENLLPCSRLKEDLLIGTFRHRLQEFLIVLATCNTVVVNSQPHHDIMNSSGVIEEPQKNGTNSRIMETDASSFPTVNSAPVPLSPSNRAIRTLSPVSPVISTANTFDDTSKFPFKICRPKLLNVTSIPCLGIGLLGRKFAEGQKGRIPNAKNGDELLQTPAIYEAESPDELALVHAARAYDVKLVKRTPRSAIVSFPDKSILAFEILHVLPFDSNRKCMSVLLRHPQTREILLYSKGADTTMLPALSPSDENATASASIRQYLQSYAREGLRTLVMAKKTLTTQEYEAWRQKHDEAELSTENRERRIRDSYAMLETHLTLLGVTGIEDKLQAGVPETMAALVAAGIVVWVLTGDKPETAVNVAYSAQLFSPAMQLLQLQARSKSVAEALIHGYLDSARKENANNDHPQPDMIGIRNPTSIYSRDPVERNAHRIGSPWPRQRALVVDGKTLTVILDPRSGLITPFLELTKMCCSVLACRATPLQKAYIVRIVKKQLGMRTLAIGDGANDVSMIQTADVGVGISGQEGTQAVMAADFAVSRFSMLSQLLLLHGHWCYDRLARMILYFFYKNATFVFLIFWFQLFCGFSGAVMIDQIYLMLYNLLFTSLPPLVLGIYDRVAKARVLLAAPELYTRGRLGLVYQSHSFWVTMIDALYQSVIIFFIAVEVYDDSIIDIWEFGTTIMSACIVVMLTHAAIETRSWTIIHIGAIFGSLLFFFGFCLCYNAVCVNCMGLPGSYWIMEEAFTHITYWLTVGLTSVLALMPRLVYKAIQSTIAPDNMHVVSRLIATKSDNQVRRQRISSQRSEVNFIAGWSRSSQHATIRPGSYRSKGNALTTIVA comes from the exons ATGTCGCGTAGATGTGCCAGCATGTCCGAGGACGTCGCGCAGGAAGCAGCCAACGAGGAGATCGAGAGTCAGGGATCCCTCTACGTGTTTCCGGGTGTGGGCCGCCCCAGCTGcgcgacgacgtcgtcgtcgtcgtcgtcgtcgatctCGATGACGCCCCTTCAACCGCCTTCGCTACCGTTCCTCCACGATGGTACGACTACAGCGAGCACGACGATGGCGATCAGCgtcacgacgacgacgacgacgacgagcgcGTCGAAAAACAGCAACggcgacgaggacgaggacgcgGTGGAGGAAGTCAGCTCGCCTACCAGGCGAAAAGCGATCTCGAGAACGCACGCGAGATCGGCGAGCCACGGCGGTGTCCTCGCGGATGGCTCGACCGAATGGCAAACTTACGGATCCTACTTGGGCCCATTGACGGCGGTGGGAAGCGCGTCGTCCGCCGGTCGACCGTCGGCGTTGAAGAAGCCGGGCCACCAGAGAGCCTTCAGTCAAGGTCAAGTGACGGATGTGACGCAAGGCCAATCAGCCGTAACGGGACACCACCGCGTCGGCTCCAGAACGGAATTCATCCTGCCGCCAGGCCACAGGGAAGACGGCAGGCCGCCCACTGCCGGCAGGATGCCTTCCTTTCGCGGCCATTCTCGTCAAGCGTCCAG ATCGGAGTCTATTTATACGATAAGACGTAGCGTCGCGCCTCCATGGTGGAGAAGACTATGGGCTCGTTGCTTTGGCCCGCCGCCAGAAGAACCCCGTCTAAGAACAATAGTGCCGAATCACTTGGTCCCCCCGAAGACCCCGAAGAGCCAGCATCCGAATGGGGACAGAATGGACAACAG GGTACGCACAACGAAATACACGGCGCTGAGCTTCCTACCTCGTAACCTGCTAGAACAGTTTCACCGCGTGGCTAATTTGTACTTCATCTTCATCGTCCTGCTAAACTGGGTGCCGGCCATAAACGCGTTCGGCAAGGAGGTCGCGATGATCCCCGTGGTGTTCGTTCTGGGTGTCACGGCGCTAAAGGACTTCTTCGAAGATCGCCGGCGACTCGGCAGTGACCGGCGTGTGAACAATTCCACCTGCCGCGTCTACGTTAG CGAGGGCGACAGATACATGAAGGTAGCATGGAAAGATGTCAAGGTGGGTGACCTGGTTCACCTTTCGAACAACGAACGAGTACCGGCCGATCTTTTGCTTTTGCGAAGCAGCGATCCTCAGGGGTTGGCTTACCTTGATACGTGCAATCTCGACGGCGAGTCGAATCTGAAGCAGCGCCAGGTCGTCAGAGGTTTTCTCGACTTGCAAAACGCTTTCCAGCCTTCCAAGTTCCGATCGGTAGTCGAGGTCGATCAGCCAAGCACTAGAATATACAG gtTCTACGGCGCCGTGGTGCATCCAAACGGCGGAAGAGTGCCCGTATCCACGGAGAATCTTTTACTCAGGGAATGCATATTGAAGAATACCGACTTTGTCGAGGGGATAGTCATATACGCTGGCCACGAGACCAAAGCGTTGTTAAATAATGGTGGACCCAGATATAAG CGCTCTCGACTGGAGAGGTACATGAACAGGGACGTGAAATGGTGCGTGGTGATACTAATGATACTGTGCGTGGTCGGTGCGTTTGGCTGCCGATTTTGGCTATCCACGTACACGGGTCTACCGGTTGTGCCTTTTTTACCAGTGCTGCAGGAGCCGATTTACGAGAGCCTGCTAACTTTCCTGACGTTTATCATAATATTTCAAGTGATGATACCGCTGAGCTTGTACGTGACGATCGAGATGGCTAAGGTGGGACAGGTGTACCACATCGGTCACGACCCGGTCCTCCACGACACGGAAACCGGCCGCAAGGCGGAATGCCGTGCGCTGAATATTACGGAGGAACTAGGCCAA GTACAATACGTCTTTTCCGACAAGACCGGCACCCTCACTGAGAACAAAATGCTATTTAGAAGGTGCGCGGTAGGCAACCAGGATTATTCGCACATAGGCGACAATGAGAATCTACTTCCGTGCTCGCGACTTAAAGAGGACCTGCTCATAGGTACATTTCGACATCGCTTACAGGAGTTTCTTATTGTCTTAGCCACGTGTAACACGGTTGTCGTAAATTCTCAACCGCATCACGATATTATGAACTCTTCCGGGGTCATCGAGGAACCTCAAAAGAACGGAACTAACTCGAG AATAATGGAAACGGATGCGAGCTCATTTCCAACCGTCAACTCTGCACCAGTGCCGCTGTCGCCGAGCAACAGAGCGATTCGCACCTTATCTCCGGTATCGCCAGTAATTAGCACGGCAAATACGTTCGACGATACTTCGAAGTTCCCGTTTAAAATTTGCAG GCCAAAGCTACTGAACGTAACGTCAATACCGTGCCTCGGCATCGGGCTACTGGGACGGAAATTTGCAGAGGGACAGAAAGGACGTATCCCGAACGCGAAGAATGGCGACGAGTTGCTACAGACCCCGGCAATCTACGAGGCAGAGAGCCCGGACGAACTGGCGCTGGTTCACGCGGCACGCGCTTATGACGTCAAGCTCGTAAAACGAACGCCCCGTAGCGCGATCGTATCCTTCCCGGACAAGTCAATACTCGCGTTCGAGATACTTCAC GTGCTGCCTTTTGATTCGAACAGGAAGTGCATGTCGGTGCTACTCAGACATCCTCAAACCCGCGAGATACTGCTGTACAGCAAGGGCGCTGACACGACGATGCTACCGGCGCTCTCGCCAAGCGACGAGAATGCCACCGCCTCGGCGAGCATCCGACAGTACCTGCAATCCTATGCACGTGAAGGTTTGCGCACGCTAGTGATGGCAAAGAAAACTCTGACAACCCAGGAGTACGAGGCCTGGAGACAGAAACACGACGAAGCGGAACTGTCGACGGAGAACAGAGAACGTCGTATACGCGACTCGTACGCGATGTTGGAGACGCACTTGACGTTGCTGGGTGTGACCGGTATCGAGGACAAGCTCCAAGCCGGCGTACCCGAGACAATGGCCGCCCTGGTCGCCGCCGGGATTGTCGTGTGGGTGCTGACAG GAGACAAACCGGAGACCGCGGTGAATGTGGCGTACTCGGCACAGCTCTTTTCACCCGCCATGCAACTGCTACAGCTGCAAGCGAGATCGAAATCCGTGGCCGAGGCACTTATACACGGCTACCTGGACTCGGCGCGCAAAGAAAATGCAAACAACGATCATCCACAACCAGACATGATTGGCATTAGAAATCCCACTAGCATCTACAGCCGCGATCCCGTCGAAAGAAATGCGCACAGGATTGGCAGTCCGTGGCCACGGCAACGCGCGCTCGTCGTGGACGGCAAGACGTTAACCGTGATCCTGGACCCGCGATCTGGTCTCATCACCCCGTTCCTCGAACTAACGAAAATGTGCTGCAGTGTCTTAGCCTGCCGCGCCACGCCGTTACAAAAG GCATATATCGTGCGCATCGTTAAAAAACAATTGGGAATGAGAACGCTAGCAATCGGCGACGGTGCGAACGACGTTAGCATGATACAGACTGCGGACGTGGGCGTTGGTATCTCGGGGCAAGAAGGCACGCAAGCGGTAATGGCAGCAGATTTCGCGGTTTCCCGATTTTCTATGCTCAGTCAACTCCTACTTCTACACGGGCACTGGTGCTACGATCGCCTCGCCAGaatgattttatatttcttttataagaACGCCACGTTTGTCTTCCTCATATTCTGGTTTCAA ttaTTTTGCGGATTTTCCGGTGCTGTAATGATAGaccaaatatatttaatgcttTACAATTTGCTGTTCACCTCGCTGCCGCCTCTCGTTTTGGGTATTTACGATCGAGTTGCGAAAGCTAGAGTATTACTTGCAGCGCCGGAATTGTATACGAGAGGACGCTTGGGATTAGTGTATCAGTCGCATTCGTTTTGGGTTACGATGATCGATGCTCTTTACCAAAGtgtcattatattttttattgccgtAGAG GTTTACGACGATTCGATTATCGATATTTGGGAATTTGGGACAACTATTATGTCAGCGTGTATCGTCGTAATGCTAACTCATGCTGCCATTGAAACTAGATCTTgg ACTATAATCCATATTGGTGCCATTTTCGGTTccttactttttttcttcggaTTTTGCTTATGTTACAACGCCGTTTGTGTCAATTGCATGGGCCTACCTGGGTCATATTGGATAATGGAAGAAGCCTTTACACATATCACCTACTGGCTGACAGTGGGACTTACTTCTGTTCTTGCCTTAATGCCTAG ATTAGTGTACAAAGCGATACAATCTACTATCGCGCCAGATAATATGCACGTTGTCTCGCGGCTAATTGCTACAAAAAGCGATAATCAAGTTCGTCGGCAACGTATTAGCAGTCAAAGAAGTGAAGTAAACTTTATCGCTGGATGGTCGCGTTCCTCGCAACATGCTACTATCAG ACCCGGTAGCTACAGGAGCAAAGGCAACGCTCTCACGACTATTGTCGCGTGA